Within the Thermus aquaticus genome, the region ACCTGCGCTTGGAGGCCCCCTTCGGCGATCACGAGCTCACCCTGGTGGCCCCCGGCTACCGCACCCTGGTCCAGGCCATCCGGGTCACCGGCAACCAGGTCCTGAGGCTGGAGCTCAGGCCCCTCTAGGGCTACCCCATAAAAGCCCCCGGCCCCTAGGGGCCGGGGTTTCGCCTTCGCCAGGCTCGGTAGGCGAAGAGCACCAGGTCAAGGCTTCCCAGGGCCAAGGCCAAGGC harbors:
- a CDS encoding PEGA domain-containing protein; amino-acid sequence: LRLEAPFGDHELTLVAPGYRTLVQAIRVTGNQVLRLELRPL